The proteins below come from a single Papaver somniferum cultivar HN1 chromosome 11, ASM357369v1, whole genome shotgun sequence genomic window:
- the LOC113322912 gene encoding S-formylglutathione hydrolase-like, with protein sequence MEEKPSEISSAKMFGGYNKRYKHFSPTLGCSMTFHIYFPPSPSPSHKFPVLYWLSGLTCSDENFIVKSGAQRAASSEGVALIAPDTSPRGLGVEGEADSWDFGVGAGFYLNATQEKWKNWRMYDYVVKELPKVLSENFEQIDTSRASISGHSMGGHGALTIYLKNLDKYKSVSAFAPIVNPINCPWGQKAFSNYLGDEKSDWEEYDATCVISKYNNVLATILIDQGEADKFLHDQLLAHKFEEACRKVNVPLLLRLQPGYDHSYYFISTFIDDHIRHHAQALSL encoded by the exons ATGGAGGAAAAACCCAGTGAGATCAGCAGCGCAAAGATGTTTGGAGGTTACAATAAAAGATATAAGCACTTCAGTCCAACTCTGGGTTGCTCCATGACCTTCCACATTTACTTCCCTCCATCCCCTTCTCCATCCCACAAATTTCCT GTACTTTACTGGCTATCTGGCCTAACTTGCTCCGATGAGAACTTTATTGTCAAGTCTGGAGCTCAGCGTGCAGCTTCCAGTGAAGGTGTTGCGCTAATTGCCCCAGATACATCCCCAA GAGGCCTTGGGGTGGAAGGAGAGGCAGACAGCTGGGATTTTGGTGTAG GTGCTGGGTTTTATCTTAATGCTACTCAAGAGAAATGGAAAAACTGGCGTATGTATGACTATGTCGTTAAGGAATTGCCTAAGGTTCTGAGTGAGAATTTTGAACAGATTGATACGTCCCGTGCATCCATTTCTGGGCATTCAATGGGTGGGCATGGTGCTTTGACAATCTACTTGAAAAACCTCGACAAGTACAAG TCTGTATCCGCCTTTGCACCTATTGTTAATCCCATAAATTGCCCATGGGGTCAGAAGGCTTTCTCAAACTATTTGGGCGACGAAAAGTCTGATTGGGAG GAATATGATGCCACTTGCGTAATTTCCAAGTACAACAATGTTTTGGCCACTATCCTGATTGATCAG GGGGAGGCTGATAAGTTCTTGCACGATCAGCTCCTGGCCCACAAATTTGAGGAGGCCTGCAGGAAAGTGAACGTTCCTCTTCTGCTGCGGCTGCAGCCTGGATACGACCACTCTTACTACTTCATTTCAACCTTCATTGATGATCATATCCGACACCATGCTCAGGCCCTTAGCTTGTAA